A genome region from Chloroflexota bacterium includes the following:
- a CDS encoding class I tRNA ligase family protein, with amino-acid sequence PHLDVHGGGQDLVFPHHENEIAQTEAYTGQEPFAQHWVHNGLLQMDQDKMSKSLGNLVTVRDALDKFGPDPIRLFFLNSHYHSPLAYSEDSISGQQRAADRLRAALEAPSNDDAAEGLDPTPYRERFVAAMDDDLNTPQALASVFSLARDINRGREEGKALAAAQECLRELTGILGLRLEPEGSASGQPANAFVELLAEVRQELRANKQFALADLIRSRLQELGVSLEDTPEGSKWRFTSN; translated from the coding sequence CCGCACCTGGACGTCCACGGCGGCGGGCAGGACCTCGTGTTCCCGCACCACGAGAACGAGATCGCGCAGACGGAGGCGTACACAGGACAGGAGCCGTTTGCGCAGCACTGGGTGCACAACGGGCTGCTTCAGATGGACCAGGACAAGATGAGCAAGTCGCTGGGCAACCTGGTGACAGTGCGGGACGCACTGGACAAGTTTGGCCCGGACCCCATCCGTCTCTTCTTCCTGAACTCCCATTACCACAGCCCCCTTGCGTACTCAGAGGACAGCATTAGCGGGCAGCAGCGCGCCGCCGACCGGCTGCGCGCCGCGCTGGAAGCGCCAAGCAATGATGACGCTGCCGAGGGCCTTGACCCAACGCCGTACCGGGAGCGCTTCGTCGCGGCCATGGACGACGACCTGAACACGCCGCAGGCGCTGGCCTCCGTGTTCTCGCTGGCGCGGGACATCAACCGCGGCCGCGAGGAGGGGAAGGCACTGGCGGCGGCACAGGAGTGCCTGCGTGAGCTCACGGGGATCCTCGGGCTGCGGCTGGAGCCGGAGGGCTCGGCGTCCGGGCAGCCTGCAAACGCCTTCGTGGAGCTGCTGGCCGAGGTCCGGCAGGAGCTCCGGGCCAACAAGCAGTTTGCGCTGGCGGACCTCATCCGCAGCCGACTGCAGGAACTCGGCGTGTCGCTGGAGGACACCCCGGAGGGGTCCAAGTGGCGCTTCACCTCCAATTGA
- a CDS encoding FAD-binding oxidoreductase gives MTSPLVADLSRLLPPQRVSVDAEELARVSGDALAAYRAFQRTGGVEVAPSVLVSPTSTEEVAAVAAYASERGIPLVPRGGGTGVMGGAVPVEGAIVVELRGLDVVHEIDREGRRVTVGAGAILEDVEDALVRSGLLLGHDPWSRPIATVGGAISTNGMGYLAGKYGSMGEQVLGLQVALGTGEIIETPGVPKVAGPDVDSLFIGAEGAMGIITRATLIAHPQPEERHLCAYRFGGFIAGDNAVQEMHAIGLRPAMVDFDEEFPREPIGQPVESETTLYLSFEGYREEVAAQLERGHRICVASGGELLPAEEVEEFWRERHSSAERYKREVLLHGHAARRRRRPWRMDYLHVSIPASKVPEYHDYCQRLLVQRGIPVREWSLWGRPEYFSLLISDPSPEGRTDASLMGRAVDDILTAAQDLGGSMEYCHGVGLKLTHLMRRDRGDAGFEALRRVKQALDPQRVLNPGNLDL, from the coding sequence ATGACTTCCCCACTGGTCGCAGACCTTTCCCGCCTTCTTCCCCCTCAGCGTGTGTCCGTCGACGCCGAGGAGCTCGCCCGCGTGTCGGGAGACGCACTGGCGGCGTACCGCGCATTCCAGCGCACGGGCGGCGTCGAGGTGGCGCCGTCTGTGCTGGTCAGCCCGACGTCCACGGAGGAGGTGGCGGCTGTCGCGGCGTACGCGTCGGAGCGGGGCATACCGCTTGTGCCGCGCGGGGGCGGGACGGGCGTCATGGGCGGCGCGGTGCCCGTCGAGGGGGCGATCGTCGTGGAGCTGCGCGGGCTGGACGTAGTGCACGAAATAGACCGCGAGGGTCGGCGGGTCACCGTCGGGGCCGGAGCGATACTGGAGGATGTCGAGGACGCGCTGGTCCGGAGCGGGCTGCTGCTGGGCCACGACCCGTGGAGCCGCCCCATTGCGACCGTTGGCGGGGCCATCTCCACCAACGGCATGGGGTACCTGGCGGGGAAGTACGGGAGCATGGGCGAGCAGGTGCTGGGACTGCAGGTGGCGCTCGGCACGGGCGAGATCATCGAGACGCCGGGCGTGCCGAAGGTGGCCGGGCCGGACGTGGACAGCCTGTTCATCGGCGCGGAGGGAGCCATGGGCATCATCACGCGCGCCACGCTGATCGCCCACCCGCAGCCGGAGGAGCGGCACCTGTGCGCCTACCGGTTCGGCGGGTTCATCGCGGGGGACAACGCCGTGCAGGAGATGCACGCCATCGGCCTGCGGCCGGCGATGGTGGACTTCGACGAGGAGTTCCCGCGCGAGCCCATCGGGCAGCCCGTAGAGAGCGAGACTACGCTGTACCTCTCGTTCGAAGGGTACCGCGAGGAGGTGGCGGCGCAACTCGAACGCGGCCACCGCATCTGCGTCGCGTCTGGCGGCGAGCTGCTGCCCGCCGAAGAGGTGGAGGAGTTCTGGCGGGAGCGGCACTCGTCGGCGGAGCGGTACAAGCGCGAGGTGCTGCTGCACGGGCACGCGGCGCGGCGGCGCAGGAGGCCGTGGCGGATGGACTACCTCCATGTCTCTATTCCTGCCTCCAAGGTGCCGGAGTACCACGATTACTGCCAGCGGCTGCTGGTGCAGCGGGGCATCCCCGTGCGCGAGTGGTCGCTGTGGGGACGGCCTGAGTATTTTTCGCTGTTAATCTCCGACCCCTCGCCGGAGGGGCGGACGGATGCCTCGCTGATGGGGCGGGCCGTGGACGACATCCTGACGGCGGCGCAGGACCTGGGCGGCTCCATGGAGTACTGCCACGGCGTCGGGTTGAAGCTTACGCACCTAATGCGCAGGGACCGCGGCGACGCGGGCTTCGAGGCGCTTCGGCGGGTGAAGCAGGCGCTGGACCCGCAGCGGGTGCTGAATCCGGGGAATTTGGATTTGTAA
- a CDS encoding SAM-dependent chlorinase/fluorinase — protein MAAPVIALLTDFGLHDTYVGELKGAILTVNPVVIIVDITHDVPPQDIQAGAYLLANAAPAFPAGTVYVAVVDPGVGSDRRPILVETPQGAFIGPDNGLFTRIIWPDADDTPSTPTLAPLPPTVRAWHLTNPAYRRAHVTNTFHGRDIFAPAAAYYAAGVPASQLGDPATSLWRLSFPLPKLEAGAVTGEVIHVDHYGNLVTNIHASMLPPVATVEIATHRIEGLSAHYDTTRPLVAIVGSQDTLEIAKPEGSAAQALGIGRGELVRVTSSRSP, from the coding sequence ATGGCCGCCCCGGTCATCGCCCTGCTGACCGACTTCGGCCTGCACGACACCTACGTCGGCGAGCTCAAGGGTGCCATCCTCACCGTCAACCCGGTCGTCATAATAGTAGACATAACCCACGACGTCCCGCCCCAGGACATCCAGGCCGGCGCCTACCTCCTCGCCAACGCAGCCCCCGCATTCCCGGCTGGCACAGTCTACGTCGCCGTCGTAGACCCCGGCGTAGGCAGCGACCGCCGTCCCATCCTCGTCGAGACCCCCCAAGGCGCCTTCATCGGCCCCGACAACGGCCTCTTCACCCGCATCATCTGGCCCGACGCTGACGACACCCCATCCACCCCCACCCTCGCGCCCCTGCCTCCAACCGTCCGGGCATGGCATCTCACCAACCCCGCCTACCGCCGAGCGCACGTCACCAACACCTTCCACGGCCGCGACATCTTCGCCCCCGCCGCCGCCTACTACGCCGCCGGCGTCCCCGCCTCCCAATTGGGCGACCCTGCCACAAGCCTCTGGCGCCTGTCATTCCCACTCCCTAAGCTTGAAGCCGGAGCAGTAACCGGCGAGGTCATCCACGTAGACCACTACGGCAACCTCGTCACCAACATTCACGCAAGCATGCTGCCGCCAGTCGCAACGGTGGAAATCGCCACCCACCGCATAGAGGGTCTAAGCGCCCACTACGACACAACCCGTCCCTTGGTGGCCATAGTAGGCAGCCAGGACACGTTAGAGATCGCCAAACCGGAAGGCAGCGCCGCGCAGGCCCTCGGAATAGGACGAGGAGAATTGGTGCGGGTTACATCAAGCCGTTCGCCCTGA
- the secG gene encoding preprotein translocase subunit SecG, whose amino-acid sequence MGPFLNATLILVSVLLIAVILMQVRGEGSGAFGAAQSTFRVRRGIDLLLFRFTIGLIVIFVGLAILSARFYNL is encoded by the coding sequence ATGGGACCGTTCTTGAACGCAACGCTGATTCTGGTCTCCGTCCTGCTGATCGCCGTGATCCTGATGCAGGTGCGCGGCGAAGGCTCCGGCGCATTCGGGGCCGCCCAGAGCACCTTCCGCGTCCGCCGGGGCATTGATCTCCTCCTCTTCCGCTTCACCATCGGCCTGATCGTCATCTTCGTTGGCCTCGCCATCCTCAGCGCCCGCTTCTACAACCTGTAG